In Cytobacillus oceanisediminis, the following proteins share a genomic window:
- the fliE gene encoding flagellar hook-basal body complex protein FliE has product MNTVTFMPVNALKPAENQKTHTYTAFDAQQSFSSVLKQSIEKINNAQIQSDVMTEKLAKGENVDLHQVMITSQKASITMQAALEIRNKVIEAYQEAMRMQV; this is encoded by the coding sequence ATGAATACTGTAACTTTTATGCCAGTGAATGCTTTAAAGCCTGCTGAAAATCAAAAGACTCATACATATACAGCATTCGATGCTCAGCAAAGTTTTTCGTCCGTTTTAAAGCAATCAATTGAAAAAATTAATAATGCGCAGATTCAGTCAGATGTTATGACTGAAAAGCTTGCTAAGGGAGAAAACGTCGACCTTCACCAGGTGATGATTACATCACAAAAAGCGAGCATTACTATGCAGGCTGCGCTGGAAATTAGAAATAAAGTAATTGAAGCCTATCAGGAAGCGATGAGAATGCAAGTCTAA